One window of the Manihot esculenta cultivar AM560-2 chromosome 14, M.esculenta_v8, whole genome shotgun sequence genome contains the following:
- the LOC110599805 gene encoding LOW QUALITY PROTEIN: dual specificity protein phosphatase PHS1-like (The sequence of the model RefSeq protein was modified relative to this genomic sequence to represent the inferred CDS: inserted 1 base in 1 codon; deleted 1 base in 1 codon), whose translation MLVVDAESNKELEQWNEMLGNDAIKLCQENNFNTGYFEGSDDNSVVDAYELKVRLEHILERISLISDAANTEKPSLITNSLFIGGALAARSTYTLQHVGITHIMCLCANEIGQSDSQYPDLFDYQNYSICDNEDTNISSIFEEASDFIDHVESIGRRVLVHCFEGKSRSATLVLAYLTLKKNLTLLDAWNALRRVHRRAQPNDGFXRILLDLDRKLHGKVSMEWQQRKPTMKVCPICGRNAGLSSSSLKLHLQKSHKRLSSGSVDSAMRMEIQNALDALKRTRVGSASPTPSSSVME comes from the exons ATGCTTGTG GTCGATGCTGAATCAAATAAAGAACTGGAGCAATGGAATGAAATGCTAGGAAATGATGCTATCAAACTCTGTCAAGAGAACAATTTCAATACAGGATATTTTGAGGGCAGCGATGACAACTCTGTTGTTGATGCTTATGAGTTGAAG GTCAGACTAGAACACATCCTTGAGAGAATATCATTGATCTCTGATGCTGCAAATACAGAGAAACCATCATTAATCACAAATAGCTTGTTCATTGGTGGGGCACTAGCTGCTAGATCCACTTACACTTTACAACATGTAGGAATTACTCATATAATGTGTCTGTGTGCCAATGAAATTGGACAGTCAGATTCTCAGTACCCTGATCTGTttgattatcaaaattattct ATATGTGACAACGAAGATACA AATATCAGCTCTATCTTTGAAGAAGCCTCtgattttatagatcatgtagaATCAATAGGCAGGAGGGTTCTAGTCCATTGCTTTGAAGGCAAGAGTAGAAGTGCCACATTGGTTCTTGCTTACTTGACGCTTAAGAA GAACTTGACTTTATTAGATGCATGGAATGCCCTCAGACGAGTGCATCGCCGAGCTCAGCCGAATGATGGAT CAAGAATTTTATTGGATCTTGACAGAAAACTACATGGGAAGGTATCAATGGAGTGGCAACAGCGGAAGCCGACAATGAAAGTGTGTCCCATCTGTGGGAGGAATGCTGGTCTAAGCAGCAGTTCGCTGAAGCTTCATTTGCAAAAATCTCACAAGCGGTTATCTTCAGGAAGTGTAGATAGTGCCATGAGAATGGAGATACAAAATGCTCTGGATGCTCTAAAAAGGACTAGAGTTGGGAGTGCGAGTCCTACACCGTCTTCTTCAGTTATGGAATAG